The Hypanus sabinus isolate sHypSab1 chromosome 3, sHypSab1.hap1, whole genome shotgun sequence genome contains a region encoding:
- the LOC132390792 gene encoding uncharacterized protein LOC132390792, whose product MGVRGAGLSTIGNDSNRERTNGLKTLYLNARSVRNKADEFEAQVRMGNYDVAGITETRLKGDQTWEMNVQEYTCYRRDRNVGRGGGVALLVRNEIQSFARGDIGSGEVESVWIELRNSKDKRTQMGVVYRPPNSSMDIGCKLNRELTLACGKGNVAVVLGDFNMQVNWENQVGAGPQDREFVECLQDAFLEQLVREPTRDKTILDLVLCNEQDLISDLAVKEPLGGSDHNMISFYLQFEKDKGSSEVSVLQLDRGNYGAMGEELAKVDWMDSLARGSATRGSGATCGSFTSVLRLPVALRNNWLWRPFSWHIRTDSQLDSLRGFASTELWSLCAMGAG is encoded by the coding sequence atgggagttcggggagctgggttaagcacaataggcaacgattcaaacagagagaggacaaATGGGCTAAAAACTctgtatctgaatgcacgaagtgtcagaaataaggcggatgagtttgaagcccaggtgcgaatgggtaactatgatgttgctgggataacggagacaaggctgaagggagatcagacctgggaaatgaatgtacaagagtacacgtgctatcgtagggacagaaatgtgggcagagggggtggggtggcccttttggtgaggaatgagattcagtcctttgcaaggggggacatagggtcaggagaagtagagtctgtgtggatagaactgaggaacagtaaggacaaaaggacccaaatgggtgttgtctacaggccaccaaacagtagcatggatattgggtgcaagttgaatagggagttaacattggcatgtggcaaaggtaatgtcgcagtagttttgggggatttcaacatgcaggtgaactgggagaatcaggttggtgctggaccacaggatagggagtttgtagagtgcctacaggatgcattcttggaacagcttgtacgagagccgaccagggacaagactattctggatttagtgttatgtaatgaacaggatttgataagcgatcttgcagtaaaggagccattaggaggtagtgatcataatatgataagtttttatctgcaatttgagaaggataagggcagctcggaggtgtcagtgttgcagttggacaggggaaactatggagccatgggggaggagctggccaaagttgactggatggatagcctagcacgggggtcggcaacccgcggctccggagccacatgtggctcttttacgtctgtgctgcggctccctgttgctttgagaaataattggttgtggcgacccttttcctggcacatccgaaccgactcacaattagatagcctacgggggtttgcgagcacagagctttggagcctctgcgccatgggggcaggttga